CGAAAACATATTGAGCCAAGCTGATCGGGTAACATCCTACATCCCAAACACTGCCGCCGCCCAGCGCCGGGTCGAGGCGCACATCAACAGCTCGCGTCAGGTTGAAGGTAAAGGACGCCTTCACCAGCGAAACGTCGCCAATCGCCCCGCTCTCGATCAACTCTTTCACCTTGAGCGTCTGCGAATGGTGGCGATACATGAAGGCTTCGGCCATGACTTTGCCGGTTCGTTTTGTGGCTTCGGTCATTCTGTCCACTTCGGCAGTTGTGAGGGCAAAAGGCTTTTCCACCAGCACATGCTTGCCGGCTTCGGCGCACTTCACCGCCCACTCGGCGTGGAGGCTGTTTGGCAGGCTGATGTAAACGATGTCAATGTCGTCGTCGGCCAGCAAGGCTTCGTAACTGCTGTAAGCCTTCGGGATATTCCACTCTTTGGCGTAAGCGTCGGCTTTGGCCCGGTCGCGGCTGGCAACGGCGGCCAGTTCGCCCCGCGCCGAAGCGCGAATCGGCGGGATGAGGGCGCGATTGATCTTGGCAGTGCTGAGGAGGCCCCAGCGAAGTTTCTTGATTGGCATAACGGAATGCAATGCACCACGAAGACACTAAGTCACGAGGGCACAAAGCCTTTCTTTGTGTCTTTGTGTCCTCGTGACTTCGTGGTGAAACTTATCCAGGTTGGCCGTAAAGCTGGCGATGGACGGCGCTCAGGGCGCGCACCTGCCGGTCGGCGTGATACGAGGAGCGCACCAGCGGCGCGCACTCCACCCACTTGAAGCCAATTTCGTAACCGTACTGCTTGAGTTCCTTGAACTCGTCGAGGGTGTAATAACGTTCGATAGGCAAATGCTTCTTCGACGGCTGAAGATACTGGCCGACGGTGAGAATGTCCACGCCCCAACTGCGCTGATCGCGCATCACCGCCTTCACTTCGCCCATCGTCTCGCCCAGCCCCAGCATGATGCCCGACTTGGTCAACACGTCCGGCTCAAGCTTCTTGGCGTTGGAAAGGGTGGCGGCGGCCCACTCGTAGTTGTCCTGCGGCTGAACTTTCTTGAACAGTCTCGGCACGGTCTCGACGTTGTGGTTGAGAATTTCGGGACGGGCTTCCATCACGATTTGCAACGCCTCAAGGCTGCCTTTGAAGTCGGGGATGAGGACTTCGATGGAACAGCCGGGGTGAATTTCGCGGATGCGTTGGATGACCATCGCAAAGATTGGCGCACCGCCGTCTTTGCGTTCGTCGCGATTAACGCTGGTGATGACGGCGTGGCGCAGGTTCATAGCCTTCACCGCCTGAGCCACCCGCTCCGGCTCGGCAAAATCGAGCGGCGATGGCCGCCCGTGTTTGATGTCACAAAAGCCGCAGGTTCGGGTGCAGACATCGCCCATCATCAAAAACGTCGCCGTCCCGGCCCCCCAGCACTCGCCCATGTTCGGGCACATCGCCTCTTCACAAACGGTGTGCAGAGTCTTGGCCCGCATCAACTGTTTTAGATTTTCGTAGGTCTCGCCGCCGGGGGCGCGGACTTTGATCCACTCCGGGCGGCGGAGCGGCGCGGGGACGGCCTGAATTTCTTCGGGATGAATCAGGCGGTCGCGCGTGGGTTCAGTAACGGGCATTAGAAGACTCCAAGTTCTTTTAGCACAGCCACTGTGTTGGGCAATTCGTCCTTTTCATTCGGCCACAACCAGTTGATTTTGAGTTTGAAGTTTGGCAAGGCAACGGAGTGGATGATACCGTCTACGGGCGCAACTTCAATCAGCCGCTCGCCCTGCCGCTGGTAAAACTGCGTGCCTGTCGGGCCGTAAGGGTCAATCAGCCACAACTCACGGACGCCCGCCTTCTCGTAATTCTCGCGCTTGACGCCACGATCGTATTGAGCGGTTGAGTTGGAAAGAATCTCAATGACGAGATCGGGCGCCTCCATAATTTCGTTGTCTGCAAAGATATGGAGTCGATCTTTGCGAACGAAAAGGATATCAGGCTCATAAGTTTGGTGAAGTGAAATACGGACTGCTGATCGTGAGCCACGCACTTCACCCAGACTGAAAAAATCTGCAAACAGGCCAATCACTTTGACAAGAAACACTTGCAAGCGCTCGTGAATGTCAGAGGGAGTAGGCATGATAATGAGTATCCCGTCTATAAGTTCTGCTTTTCGATCCTCTGGCGCGAGGCGAATAAAGTCTTGATGGGTGAGGCGCGGCGGCGACGTTTCCATCATTTCCACACGGCGAACGGGAGGATTGGCTAAAGTTGTCATGGCGGTGCTCCAGTTAGATTTTACGCCACTTTTGGGTTTTAGACGGTCAGGAGTTCCGGGCAGGTATAATCGGCGCACTTCACTTCAACAAGGAGCACAGCTATGAATTATCGTCGTCTGGGCAGTTCCGGCCTCAAAGTCAGCGAACTGTCGTTTGGCTCGTGGGTGTCGTTTCACAATCAGCTTGGCGAGGAGACGGCGGCGGAGTGCATGAAGGCCGCCTACGAGGCCGGCGTCAACTTCTTCGACAACGCCGAAGTGTACGCGCTGGGCAAGTCGGAGGAGATCATGGGCGCGGCGCTCAAAAAGCTGGGCTGGCGGCGATCCAGTTACGTCATCTCCACCAAGTTCTTTTGGGGCCTGCACGAGGGGCCAAACGAAGAGAACACCCTCAACCGCAAGCGGCTGATGGAAGGCATTGATGCCTCGCTCAAGCGCCTGCAGTTGGACTATGTTGATCTAATCTTCTGCCACCGTCCCGACCCGGAGACGCCGATTGAAGAGACGGTTTGGGCGATGCACGACATCGTCTCTCAAGGGAAAGCTTTGTATTGGGGGACAAGTGAGTGGAGCGCCGCCGAGATCATGGCCGCCTGGCAGATAGCCGACAAGCACCACCTGCACAAGCCGCAAATGGAACAGCCGCAGTATCACATGCTTCACCGCGAGCGGGTGGAAAAAGAGTATGCCCGTCTGTATAAAGACATCGGGCTGGGAACGACGATCTGGAGTCCGCTGGCGTCGGGCATTCTCACCGGCAAATACAACGACGGCATCCCCGCCGACAGCCGGGCCAACCTCAAAGGCTATGAGTGGTTGAAGGAGAGCGTGATCACGCCGGAGCGAGTCGAGATCGTGAAGAAGCTCAAACCGGTGGCCGACGACCTCGGCTGTACGATGGCCCAGATGGCATTGGCCTGGTGTTTGAAGAATCCCAACGTCAGCACGGTGATCACCGGGGCCAGCCGCGTCTCGCAAGTTCACGAGAACTTGAAAGCGTTGGAAGTCGCGCCCAAACTCACCTCGGAGGTGAGGGATCGGATTGAGGGGATTTTGCAGAACAAGCCAAAGGCCGAAGATGACTGAATCGATTCACTCTGAAAGCCGGTAAAGCCGATTCTTTTCGATGGCCCGCGCCGCCATTTGGCCGCAGGCGCGCACGACGAAAATAAGCGGGCGAAATCGTTCGTCGTGGGTCAGGCCTTTCTTATAGCGGGCATAAATCTGCTGAACGATGACGCCAAGTTTGAACAGGCCGCAAACGTAGTAAAACAGAATGTTCGACAAATCGCGCCCGCTCTGGCTGGCGTATCGCTCGATGAATTCCTGCCGATTGATGAAGCCGGGCCGGCCAACAAGGCTGAAATCCTGCATAACGGCCGGGGCGCCCGCCTCTGCCCAATAAGCCAGAGTCGTGCCCACGTCCATCAGCGGGTCGCCAATCGTCGCCATCTCCCAGTCAAGAAGAGCCACTGGCCGGGTGAGGTCTGCCGGGTCGAGCAACACATTGTCGCAACGGAAATCGTTGTGGATCAAGGCCGGGGCCGAGTCGGGCGGGCGGTTGGCGGCCAACCACACGCCCACCTGCTCCATTTCGGCGATGTCGTCCGTCTGCGCGTTCGCGTAGCGTTTTGTCCAGCCCTCTACTTGCCGCTCGACGTAGCCTTGCGGCTTGCCCAGATCTCCCAGCCCGGCGGCAACGTAATCCAGCCGGTGCAAGTCCGCCAATGTCTCGATCAAAGAGAAGCACAAGCGCCGCATCAACGACGGTTCAAGCGTCAGGCCCTCAGGCGTGTTGTTGCGCAGGATGACGCCGCGCACGCGCTCCATCACGTAGAACGGCGCGCCGATAACGCTTACGTCCTCGCAGTAAGCCAGTGGTTTCGGGACTTTGTGATAAGCGGGGTGGAGCGCGGCCAGGATGCGATACTCGCGCCCCATGTCGTGGCCGCCTTTGATATTCGCGCCGAACGGCGGGCGGCGCAGAACCAGTTCGTGGCCGCCTGCCCGGAGAAGATACGTGAGATTGGAGTAGCCGCCGGGAAACTGCTGAATGGTGAGCGGGCCGCCGACGCCGGGCAAATGTTCACGCAGATAAGATTCCAACTGCGCCGGGTCGAGGGCTTCGCCGGCGCGCACGCTGGCGGGTTGATCGATCCATTTTGGGTCGGGAGAGTCAGATGGAGAGGTCAAGGCCATAGCCTTTCAAAATATGCCGGGCGACGACGTTCTTGTGCACTTCGTCCGCGCCGTCGTAAATGCGCGCGGCGCGTTCGTGCCGATACCAGAACGACAACACGGTGTCGTCGGTGATGCCCAGCGCGCCGTGCGCCTGAATCGCGCGGTCGAGGACTTTGTGAAGCGTGTTGGCAACGTAGAACTTGATAACTGAAATTTCGACGCGGGCCGCGTGCGCGCCAACCTCGTCAATCCGGCGCGCGGCGTCCAGCACCAGCAAGCGCGAGGCGTTGATTTCGGCGCGGCATTCGGCGATCCAGTGCTGGACGGCTTGTCGCGTCGCCAGCGGCTGGCCGGGCGCAATCTCGCGCGCCACAGCGCGGCGGCACAGCAAGTCGAGCGCGCGCTCGCAGATGCCAATCCAGCGCATGCAGTGATGGATGCGGCCCGGCCCCAGTCGTTCCTGAGCCAGCGCAAAGCCGGCGCCTTCTTTGCCAATCAGGTTCGACTGCGGCACGCGGCAGTTCTCAAGCATCACTTCGGCGTGGCTCAGGTAATCTTCGCCGGCCTCGCCCATCAGTTTGATGTTGCGAACGATTCGAAAGCCGGGCGTGTTCGTTGGCACGATGATCTGGCTGGCGCGTTGATGGGGTTTGGGCGCGCCAGGGTTGGTGACGGCCATGACGATGGCAAACGCCGCCCCCTCCGCCGCTGACGCGAACCACTTGTGGCCGTTGACCACGTAATCGCCGCCATCTTTCACCGCAGTCGCGCTCAGCCAGACCGGATTCGATCCGGCATGTTCCGGCTCGGTCATGGCAAAGCAACTCCGAATCTCGCCGCGCGCGAGCGGGAGGAAAAATCGCTCCTTCTGCTCCAGCGTGCCGTGCGTCATCAGCAATTCCATGTTGCCGATGTCGGGCGCCTGGCAGTTGAAGACGAAGTGGCCCAGCGGCGAGCGCCCCAGCGCCTCGCTTACTTGCGCGAACTCCAGCAAGCGCAACCCCATTCCGCCATACTCCGCCGGCAGGTGCGGCGCCCACCAGCCGCGCTCTTTCACCATCTGCCGTTTCTCGGTGAGCGCCGGCAGAACAGCGCGGAAGCCGTCGCTCAACAGCGCCGCCTCCAGCGGGATGATTTGCTCCTGTACAAAGGCGTGTATCTCTTCCAGCAAAGTCGAAAGTTGAACGGTCATGGGGCCATACCCTTCATTTTGTCGTTTGACTTATCACCATTTCTCTCTCGAACACTTTCCCAAACTGCGCCTCAACTTCATCCATCACTTCAGTCATCGTCGGCGGCTCGGCCAGCAGGTCGGCCATTGAGACGACGCCGTGATCTTTGATGCCGCATGGGACGATGCCGTCGAAGTAAGTCATGTCCGGCTCGACGTTGAGGGCAAAACCGTGCTGGCTGATTCCTTTAGCGTCCACTTTGACACCGATGGCGGCGATCTTGGACGGGGCGAGCCGGGCGTGCGGCGGGCAGTGCGGGCAACGCGAGGCCACGTCGGGTTGCACCCAGACTCCGGTCAGGCCGCCGATTTGGCCTGACACGAGTCCAAAGTGGGCCAGGGCGCGAATCAGCGCCTCTTCAAGTTGGCGAACGTAGCCGACGTAATCGGCTTGAGGGAGGTGGCCGTTTCCATCTACCGGGCGGCCCAACCTGAGAATCGGGTAGCTCACCAGTTGGCCGGGGCCGTGATAGGTGATGTCGCCGCCGCGATCCACCCATTCCACTGTCACGCCACGCTTTGCCCTTTCTTCTTCGCCCAATAACAAATTCTCAATGTGACCGGAGCGGCCAAGCGTGTACGTGTGCGGGTGCTCAAGCAGGAGAAGCGTGTCGGGAATCGAATCGGCGGCGCGCTCGGCGGCCAGGCGCTTTTGCAGTTCCCATGCTTCTTGGTAAGGGATTAGGCCGAGACGGCGAACTTCGCAGATAGTTGCTGGCATAAAAGATTCGTCAACGGATTGAACGAATTTATCGGATTTGATAATTTGTTTTTTGAAATCCGCTCAATCCGGTAAATCCGTTGACGGAAATCGTTGTCAATTCAAGTTGGCCTTGAAGAACTTCCTGACTCGTTCCCAGGCATCTGCCGCCGCTTGAGGGCGATAGCTTTGCGGGTCGTCATCGCGGAAGAAGGCGTGGCCGGAATTGGGATAGACTTTGACTTCGTGCGGGATGTTGTGCCCGGTGAGCAGTTTATCAAATTGCTCGACGGCGCCAACGGGAATGGAAACGTCGGCGTCGCCAAAGAGGCCGAGCACCGGGCAGCGAATCGCGCCAAGCTTATCGAAGAGCATTTCCATGCGCCCGCCGTAGAAAGTGCAGGCGGCTTTCAGGCCCGGCTCGAGGATGGCGAGATTGAGGGCCATGCGCCCGCCGAAGCAGAAGCCCACCGCGCCGATCTTGCCGTTGCAGTCCGGGTGCGCTCTGAGCGCCGGGTAAACGCCATGAATGGCTTGCGGCGCGTCCAGGCCATATTTCTGCATCAGGGCCATCGCCTTTTCGTTCTCGCCAACCTGGGCCAGTTCACCGTGATAAACGTCGGGCGCAAAGGCCAGGTAGCCTTCGGCGGCAAAACGGTCGGCGACGTTGCGAATGTTGTCGTTCAGTCCCCACCACTCCTGCACGACGATCAGGCCGGGCCAGGGGCCGTCGCTGGAGGTTGGGCGGGCGAGGTAGCCGGAGAGGGGGCCGAGGGTGAGGGTGGGCATGAGGGGACTCTTGGGTGGAGAATTAGAGAATTTTTACAAATCTCGCATCTCGCTTCTCAAATTGCATCACATATTTTAGCCCTGCCGAGCGAGCGGTGTCCATTGCAACTTCGCAGTCGGCGCCGACGAATTTGGGCTGGTGGGAGTCGGAGCCGAGGGTGATGCGCTCGCCGCCCATTTCAACATACCAGCGTAGAATGTCCAGGCCCGGAGTAAGAACGTTGCACTTGCTCCGCAGGCCTTTGGTATTAATGTCGAGGGCGATGCCGCGCTCGATGCAGTTTTTTAGCACCGGGCGGATGCAGTCTTCGTAGTTGCAAGGATCATACGCTTGCGGGCCATAAACCTCGGAAGCCGTGCGAACCGGCACGTCGAAGTGGCTGAGGATGTCGAAGCCGCCGACGCGAGTCACGGCTTCTAATTCTTCAAAGAACTGACGAAAGGCTTCGTCGGCGGTGCGGGAGCGGAAGTAATTGGGATCGAAGATCGTCTCCGGGCCGACCCAGTGAAGCGAGCCAAGAACGTAATCGAACGGGTAACGCTGGAGCATGGCCTGCGCTTCAGTTTGATAAATATGCGGCTCGCCGATTTCGATTCCGGCGCGGATGATGAGCCGACCGGCGAACGTTTGACGACAACGCTCAAGCTCGGCGGCCCAGGCTTCCAGCTTGAACCAGTCGCGGCAGGTTTCGCCGGGGTGGAGATCGTAGTGTTCGGTGAAGCCAATTTCGGGGATGCTGTTTTCAACGGCGCTCCGGCACATCTCGGCCATCGGGAATTTGCAATCGCACGAGAAGTCGGAGTGCATGTGGTAGTCGTGAGGAATGGGCATAGAGATTAGAGGTCAGAGGTCGGAGTTCAGAGGTCGGAAATCTGACTTCTGACTTCCGACATCTATCTTCTATTTTTGGACTCGCTCCCACACTTGCCCCTCTTTTCCGTCGCGGACGAGGAGGCCGTGAGTGAGAAGTTCGGCGCGGAGGCGGTCGGCGGTGGCAAAGTCTTTGGCGGCGCGGGCGGCGGCGCGTTGCTCAATGAGCGAGCGCTCGTCGGGCGAGAGATCGGTTGGGGAAGCAGAGGCGGCGGCAACGTCGAAGAGGCGGAGTCCCAGCACGCTATCCCACTCGTTCAACACTAGGGCTTTGGCCGAGGGCGGCAGGTCAGACTTGGCCATCTCCCAGATCAACGGCAGGACTTGCGGGAAGCCCAGGTCGTCGTTGATGAGGGTGTGGAATTTGCCGCGATAACTGTTGAGGACGGTGTTGGACATTTCGGTGGTGCTGGTGTCGGCCCGCCATTCGTTGGCGTAGCGGCGCAGGCGCTCCAGCGAGCTTTGAGCGGCGTGGAGCGAGTCCCAGGTGACGTTCATGTGGCCGCGATAGTAGATGCCGAGGCAGAGCAGGCGGAAGGCCAGCGGCTCAATGCCTTCTTCGTGCAAGTCTTTGAGGCGCAAGACGTTGCCCACCGAGCGGGCCATCTTGCGGCCTTCGGCCAGCAGGTGCGCGCCGTGCATCCAGACGCGAGAGAAGGGGAGGCCAGTCGCGCCTTCACTTTGCGCGATCTCGTTTTCATGATGGGGGAATACCAGGTCTTCGCCGCCGGTGTGAATGTCCAACTGTTGCCCCAGGTATTCCATGCTCATGGCCGAGCACTCGATGTGCCAGCCGGGGAAGCCCGGCCCCCATTTTGATCGCCAGCGCACCAGCCGGTGCTCACCCGCCGAGCGCCAGAGCAAAAAGTCGCTGGGGTCGTCTTTGTTCTCGTCAATCTCCACCCGGTTGATGCCGGCCTGCAAGTCGGCCAGGGCGTGACCGGAGAGGCGGCCATAGTTGGGAAACTTTGAAACGTCGAAGAAGACCGAGCCGTTCTTTTCGTAAGCCAGCCCCTTGCTCTCCAACTCTTCGACGAGCGAGAGCATCTGGTTGATGTGGTCGGTGGCTTTGGGGTAGTGCTGGGCCGGTTGGATGTTCATGGCCGCCAGCGACTCGAGGAAGTCGGCGGTGTAGAAGGCGGCGACCTCGGCGGGCGTTTTCTTTTCGGCGGCGGCGGCGGCCAATACCTTGTCTTCGCCGGGGGTGATGGTGAGCGAGTCGTCTTCGGCCATATGGCCCACGTCGGTGATGTTCATGATCTGGGTCACCGAGTGGCCGTTGTATTCCAGCACCCGGCGGACGAGGTCGGCCATGAGCCAGGTGCGCAGGTTGCCGATGTGGACGTAGCGATAGACGGTCGGGCCGCAGGTGTACATCTTCACTTCGTTCGGCGTGAGCGGTTCGAATTTGTCTTTGGCGCGAGTCAGGGTGTTATAAAAATAAATGTCCATAATGAAGCCCTCCTGCCGGCCATTGTACGCCCGCAAACAAGCGCGCTGAATAGGACGCAGGTTGTTTCAATTGTATATCAAAGCTTTTCAAAGGCTGATATTTTCACCCGCCACTCATCTGGAATGAGAATTGAGCGCCCCGCGGCATAATCGTAAGCCACCTGCACCGTGCGGCCCGTTGCCACCTCCACCCCGTCCACCAGCATCCTGTATTCCATATCCATGCTTTTATTGCCCAGCCGCAAGACGCAAACCGCCACCTCCACCATTTGGCCCAGCAGAACCGGGCGTTTGTAACTGCACGTCGCCTCGGCCACAATCTGGCCCACTGCGTTAAAATCATGCACATCTGCCCACAGACCGGCGGCGATGATGTACTTAAGCCGGGCCTGCTCCATGAACGACAGGTAGCGGGCATGGTTGAGGTGGCCCTGGGCGTCCAGGTCGGAGTAGCGAACCTCAAGTGAAATGGAAAAGTTGAAAGTCGTCATCTTCCCTTAATCCTGCCTTTATCATAACGGAGTATATCAAACTCATGAAACGACTCTTCCCGCTCCTGCTCCTCATTCCGCTGACTCTGTCTTGCAACGCCATCGTCCGTCAACTAAGTTTTGGGGTGACACCGCCTCCCCTCCCCACCCGGCCACCGGCCCCGACCGAGTCCGGGGCCATCCCAATTTCACCCACCCTCCCCCCGCGCGCGACGGCGACGCCGTTCGTGCTGGCGCTGGAGAAAATCGCCACCCCGCCCACCGAGTGCAGCGAGTCGCCGCTCGGCCTGGACGGCGACAAGATCGTCGAAGTTGCCTACGTGCCCAGCGGCTTCTGTTTCAACGGCGAACTTGATCTGTTTGAGACGGGCGGCCATCTGTACGTCGCCCAGTCTCTGGCCTTCAACGCCGCCTTCTTCATCACCGATGTCACCGACCCAGCCAACCCGGCCATCGCCGGCATGTGGCAGTGGAACGAATACACTTACACGGCAGATGTCAAGGCGTTCAAGCAGGGCGAGCGCCGTTTCCTCTCGCTCTCGTTGGAGCCAAGCCCCAGCAACTTGTGCGGCGTGGCAATTGTGGAAGTGACCGACCCGGCCAACCCAATTTTGATTGGGCGCTACGAGGGCAAAAACACCGGCTCGTCTTCAGCCTGGTGTGACACGCACACTACCCAGATCAGTCGCGACGAAAACGGCGACGGCGCTTACATTTATGCGTCAGCAGTCAACACCGGCGACTTGCGGGTGCTGGATATTCGCGACCTGACTCACGTTTACGAAGTCGGGCATTACTCCCACCCGCTTCGCAGTGAAAGCACGTTTGTTCACGATACCACGATTGTCGGTGACCGGGTGTACGTGGCTTACTGGGCGGCGGGGCTGGTCATTTTGGATCGGGGGCAATTGGAGTCGGGGGCCGAGGTGAAGCCGCTCAACCCGCCCAACAGCATTGACCCGGACGGGCTGGAGATTCACCAGGCTTACCCAACGGCTGACGGCAATTTTGTCTTTGTCGAAGATGAGGTGAATTACGACGGGGAAACCAGCCAGCTTCGGATGTATGACATCCGCGATCTTTCCGAGCCGAAAGAAGTGTTGCAGGTTGCCCTCGACGGGCCGTTTTCGTCGCCGCACAATATGCTGGTGGACGGCGACCTGCTCTACGTGGGCTGGTACACCGACGGCGTGCGAGTCTTTAAATATGACGTGAGCGACCCCAACGCGCCGACCGTGGAGCCTTACGCCTTTAAAGCAGTGCGCTCGAAAAAAACCGAGGGCGTTTTTGGAAGCGACATTTATGACGGCGTTTGGGGCGTGCGCCTGCACGCCTGCGAAGTGGGCGGCCAGAAAACTACGTGTGTTTATGCAAGTGACTTGACGAGAGGGCTGGTTATTTTGGCGTTTGAGCCGTAGG
This genomic interval from Chloroflexota bacterium contains the following:
- a CDS encoding Gfo/Idh/MocA family oxidoreductase, which gives rise to MPIKKLRWGLLSTAKINRALIPPIRASARGELAAVASRDRAKADAYAKEWNIPKAYSSYEALLADDDIDIVYISLPNSLHAEWAVKCAEAGKHVLVEKPFALTTAEVDRMTEATKRTGKVMAEAFMYRHHSQTLKVKELIESGAIGDVSLVKASFTFNLTRAVDVRLDPALGGGSVWDVGCYPISLAQYVFDGPPVEVVGWQKQDSTGVDGWFVGQLRYSGDRFAQFDCGFRSPFRTHAEIVGRAGAIMLTQPFKPDATAKLILRRNDADEVVPVAERQLYEGEVEDLHDAILNGKPPRVSLAESRGHVATLVALYESAKTGKPVRVA
- the lipA gene encoding lipoyl synthase, whose product is MPVTEPTRDRLIHPEEIQAVPAPLRRPEWIKVRAPGGETYENLKQLMRAKTLHTVCEEAMCPNMGECWGAGTATFLMMGDVCTRTCGFCDIKHGRPSPLDFAEPERVAQAVKAMNLRHAVITSVNRDERKDGGAPIFAMVIQRIREIHPGCSIEVLIPDFKGSLEALQIVMEARPEILNHNVETVPRLFKKVQPQDNYEWAAATLSNAKKLEPDVLTKSGIMLGLGETMGEVKAVMRDQRSWGVDILTVGQYLQPSKKHLPIERYYTLDEFKELKQYGYEIGFKWVECAPLVRSSYHADRQVRALSAVHRQLYGQPG
- a CDS encoding Uma2 family endonuclease; the protein is MTTLANPPVRRVEMMETSPPRLTHQDFIRLAPEDRKAELIDGILIIMPTPSDIHERLQVFLVKVIGLFADFFSLGEVRGSRSAVRISLHQTYEPDILFVRKDRLHIFADNEIMEAPDLVIEILSNSTAQYDRGVKRENYEKAGVRELWLIDPYGPTGTQFYQRQGERLIEVAPVDGIIHSVALPNFKLKINWLWPNEKDELPNTVAVLKELGVF
- a CDS encoding aldo/keto reductase, which gives rise to MNYRRLGSSGLKVSELSFGSWVSFHNQLGEETAAECMKAAYEAGVNFFDNAEVYALGKSEEIMGAALKKLGWRRSSYVISTKFFWGLHEGPNEENTLNRKRLMEGIDASLKRLQLDYVDLIFCHRPDPETPIEETVWAMHDIVSQGKALYWGTSEWSAAEIMAAWQIADKHHLHKPQMEQPQYHMLHRERVEKEYARLYKDIGLGTTIWSPLASGILTGKYNDGIPADSRANLKGYEWLKESVITPERVEIVKKLKPVADDLGCTMAQMALAWCLKNPNVSTVITGASRVSQVHENLKALEVAPKLTSEVRDRIEGILQNKPKAEDD
- a CDS encoding phosphotransferase family protein codes for the protein MALTSPSDSPDPKWIDQPASVRAGEALDPAQLESYLREHLPGVGGPLTIQQFPGGYSNLTYLLRAGGHELVLRRPPFGANIKGGHDMGREYRILAALHPAYHKVPKPLAYCEDVSVIGAPFYVMERVRGVILRNNTPEGLTLEPSLMRRLCFSLIETLADLHRLDYVAAGLGDLGKPQGYVERQVEGWTKRYANAQTDDIAEMEQVGVWLAANRPPDSAPALIHNDFRCDNVLLDPADLTRPVALLDWEMATIGDPLMDVGTTLAYWAEAGAPAVMQDFSLVGRPGFINRQEFIERYASQSGRDLSNILFYYVCGLFKLGVIVQQIYARYKKGLTHDERFRPLIFVVRACGQMAARAIEKNRLYRLSE
- a CDS encoding acyl-CoA dehydrogenase family protein, which codes for MTVQLSTLLEEIHAFVQEQIIPLEAALLSDGFRAVLPALTEKRQMVKERGWWAPHLPAEYGGMGLRLLEFAQVSEALGRSPLGHFVFNCQAPDIGNMELLMTHGTLEQKERFFLPLARGEIRSCFAMTEPEHAGSNPVWLSATAVKDGGDYVVNGHKWFASAAEGAAFAIVMAVTNPGAPKPHQRASQIIVPTNTPGFRIVRNIKLMGEAGEDYLSHAEVMLENCRVPQSNLIGKEGAGFALAQERLGPGRIHHCMRWIGICERALDLLCRRAVAREIAPGQPLATRQAVQHWIAECRAEINASRLLVLDAARRIDEVGAHAARVEISVIKFYVANTLHKVLDRAIQAHGALGITDDTVLSFWYRHERAARIYDGADEVHKNVVARHILKGYGLDLSI
- the lipB gene encoding lipoyl(octanoyl) transferase LipB, whose translation is MPATICEVRRLGLIPYQEAWELQKRLAAERAADSIPDTLLLLEHPHTYTLGRSGHIENLLLGEEERAKRGVTVEWVDRGGDITYHGPGQLVSYPILRLGRPVDGNGHLPQADYVGYVRQLEEALIRALAHFGLVSGQIGGLTGVWVQPDVASRCPHCPPHARLAPSKIAAIGVKVDAKGISQHGFALNVEPDMTYFDGIVPCGIKDHGVVSMADLLAEPPTMTEVMDEVEAQFGKVFEREMVISQTTK
- a CDS encoding dienelactone hydrolase family protein, which gives rise to MPTLTLGPLSGYLARPTSSDGPWPGLIVVQEWWGLNDNIRNVADRFAAEGYLAFAPDVYHGELAQVGENEKAMALMQKYGLDAPQAIHGVYPALRAHPDCNGKIGAVGFCFGGRMALNLAILEPGLKAACTFYGGRMEMLFDKLGAIRCPVLGLFGDADVSIPVGAVEQFDKLLTGHNIPHEVKVYPNSGHAFFRDDDPQSYRPQAAADAWERVRKFFKANLN
- a CDS encoding histidinol-phosphatase HisJ family protein encodes the protein MPIPHDYHMHSDFSCDCKFPMAEMCRSAVENSIPEIGFTEHYDLHPGETCRDWFKLEAWAAELERCRQTFAGRLIIRAGIEIGEPHIYQTEAQAMLQRYPFDYVLGSLHWVGPETIFDPNYFRSRTADEAFRQFFEELEAVTRVGGFDILSHFDVPVRTASEVYGPQAYDPCNYEDCIRPVLKNCIERGIALDINTKGLRSKCNVLTPGLDILRWYVEMGGERITLGSDSHQPKFVGADCEVAMDTARSAGLKYVMQFEKRDARFVKIL
- a CDS encoding cysteine--tRNA ligase, with amino-acid sequence MDIYFYNTLTRAKDKFEPLTPNEVKMYTCGPTVYRYVHIGNLRTWLMADLVRRVLEYNGHSVTQIMNITDVGHMAEDDSLTITPGEDKVLAAAAAEKKTPAEVAAFYTADFLESLAAMNIQPAQHYPKATDHINQMLSLVEELESKGLAYEKNGSVFFDVSKFPNYGRLSGHALADLQAGINRVEIDENKDDPSDFLLWRSAGEHRLVRWRSKWGPGFPGWHIECSAMSMEYLGQQLDIHTGGEDLVFPHHENEIAQSEGATGLPFSRVWMHGAHLLAEGRKMARSVGNVLRLKDLHEEGIEPLAFRLLCLGIYYRGHMNVTWDSLHAAQSSLERLRRYANEWRADTSTTEMSNTVLNSYRGKFHTLINDDLGFPQVLPLIWEMAKSDLPPSAKALVLNEWDSVLGLRLFDVAAASASPTDLSPDERSLIEQRAAARAAKDFATADRLRAELLTHGLLVRDGKEGQVWERVQK
- a CDS encoding acyl-CoA thioesterase; its protein translation is MTTFNFSISLEVRYSDLDAQGHLNHARYLSFMEQARLKYIIAAGLWADVHDFNAVGQIVAEATCSYKRPVLLGQMVEVAVCVLRLGNKSMDMEYRMLVDGVEVATGRTVQVAYDYAAGRSILIPDEWRVKISAFEKL